A genomic region of Manihot esculenta cultivar AM560-2 chromosome 15, M.esculenta_v8, whole genome shotgun sequence contains the following coding sequences:
- the LOC110602500 gene encoding lysine histidine transporter 1 has product MVKDMGTEAPTGADYTHKPTDEQLAKQKAIDEWLPITSSRNAKWWYSAFHNVTAMVGAGVLSLPYAMSELGWGPGVAVLVISWVITLYTLWQMVEMHEMVPGKRFDRYHELGQYAFGEKLGLYIVVPQQLIVEVGVCIVYMVTGGKSLKKFHDLVCSTCKPIKQTYFIMIFASVHFVLSHLPNFNSISGVSLAAAVMSLSYSTIAWTASVHKGVQPDVQYGYKAKSSAGTVFNFLSALGDVAFAYAGHNVVLEIQATIPSTPEKPSKGPMWRGVVVAYIVVALCYFPVALVGYWMYGNEVEDNILISLQKPVWLIAMANLFVVVHVIGSYQIYAMPVFDMIETVLVKKLHFKPSMILRFIVRNLYVGLTMFVAITFPFFGGLLSFFGGFAFAPTTYFLPCVMWLAIYKPKKFGLSWWTNWICIVLGLLLMILSPIGGLRQIIIQAKTYKFYS; this is encoded by the exons ATGGTCAAAGACATGGGCACTGAAGCTCCTACTGGTGCAGATTATACCCATAAACCT ACTGATGAACAACTAGCAAAGCAAAAGGCAATTGATGAGTGGCTTCCCATTACTTCTTCAAGGAATGCAAAATGGTGGTACTCAGCTTTTCACAATGTTACTGCCATGGTTGGAGCTGGTGTCCTCAGTCTTCCTTATGCCATGTCAGAACTCGGATG GGGTCCTGGTGTTGCTGTTCTAGTTATATCATGGGTGATTACACTCTACACTCTATGGCAAATGGTGGAGATGCATGAAATGGTTCCAGGGAAAAGATTTGACAGATATCATGAACTTGGTCAATATGCCTTTGGTGAAAAGCTTGGTCTCTACATTGTGGTTCCTCAGCAACTCATTGTTGAAGTTGGCGTATGCATTGTCTACATGGTTACTGGTGGCAAATCATTGAAGAAGTTTCATGATCTTGTATGCAGTACCTGCAAACCGATCAAGCAAACTTATTTCATAATGATCTTTGCTTCTGTTCACTTTGTACTCTCCCATCTTCCCAATTTCAACTCCATCTCCGGCGTCTCTCTGGCGGCTGCTGTCATGTCCTTGAG TTACTCAACAATTGCTTGGACAGCTTCTGTCCATAAGGGTGTTCAGCCTGATGTTCAATATGGTTACAAAGCTAAGAGCTCTGCTGGGACAGTGTTCAACTTCCTCAGTGCCTTAGGAGACGTGGCCTTTGCCTATGCGGGACACAATGTTGTGTTGGAGATTCAAGCAACAATCCCATCAACTCCTGAGAAGCCATCGAAAGGACCCATGTGGAGAGGAGTGGTCGTTGCCTACATAGTTGTCGCCTTGTGTTACTTCCCAGTTGCTCTCGTTGGCTACTGGATGTATGGCAACGAGGTTGAAGACAACATCCTCATCTCATTGCAGAAACCTGTATGGCTCATTGCAATGGCTAACTTGTTCGTTGTGGTTCACGTTATTGGAAGCTACCAG ATTTATGCAATGCCAGTGTTTGACATGATAGAAACTGTACTGGTAAAGAAATTGCATTTCAAACCCAGTATGATTCTTCGTTTCATTGTACGCAACCTTTATGTGG GACTCACCATGTTCGTTGCCATTACCTTCCCTTTCTTTGGTGGTCTCCTTTCATTTTTTGGCGGATTTGCTTTCGCCCCAACAACATATTTC cTTCCCTGCGTAATGTGGCTGGCCATCTACAAACCAAAAAAGTTCGGCTTATCTTGGTGGACGAACTGG ATCTGCATTGTGCTTGGTCTTCTGTTAATGATTTTGTCTCCCATTGGAGGATTGAGGCAAATAATAATTCAAGCTAAGACCTACAAGTTCTACTCTTGA
- the LOC110601443 gene encoding transcription factor GTE8 isoform X2 → MMSKNDKFHGGFYRNTFDTMGELEGSGSSGRIDTEITASEDSSAPTRKCINLNSNKQDKFGVPLEFISLSRMSPSERKDLIHRLKFELEQLRILQKKVESQRTNAVTMSSSSDILSCSNGTNGPQVANCSKSSVMTSGPGKKANPTGKGREWNRSSSGKFKSVKHGPAPSTTNMMVMKQCETLLSRLMTHQYGWVFNEPVDVVKLNIPDYFTIIKHPMDLGTIKRKMVSGVYSSPLEFLTDVRLAFNNAKEYNPKGHDVHIMADTLGKFFEVRWKAIEKKLPRIGTQALPANSGPHEDLQTTKATPIKKRTGGPYQHEIVPEPARQVMTDDEKQHLARELADLLGEMPVNIIEFLREHSSNGTDAGEHEIEIDIDDLSDDTLFTLRKLLDDYLLEKQKNEVRGEPCEIELLNVSGLSNSSMQQQKGDEDVDIGGNGPPISSYPPVEIEKDTGLKGTKCVSSSSSSDSDSDSSSESVSDDGRASSPITATKASENLCNGVQLDDKACAGDPLEINQSCPESVSGLDQLEQTSQQKPSSVESDYCQDGDSAPSDRQVSPEKLIRAAMLRKRFADTILKAREKALLQVDKDPEKLRREMEELELQKKKEKARLQAEAKAAEDAQRRAEVAAAAEARRKRELEREAARQALLKMEKTVEINENSRFLEDLEMLRTAPPEHLPSSVDETSPDQSHDGLGSFKFGGSNPLEQLGLFMKQDDEEEEGEPSNVPNPPINDVEEGEID, encoded by the exons ATGATGTCGAAGAATGATAAATTCCATGGAGGATTTTATCGAAATACATTTGACACAATGGGTGAATTGGAGGGTTCTGGTAGCTCAGGACGGATTGATACAGAGATTACTGCTTCTGAGGATTCAAGTGCCCCGACAAGGAAATGCATTAACTTAAATTCCAATAAACAGGACAAATTTGGTGTTCCTCTAGAATTCATTTCTCTATCTCGCATGTCGCCATCTGAAAGAAAGGATCTAATACATAGGTTGAAATTTGAACTTGAACAGTTAAGGATACTCCAAAAGAAAGTGGAGTCACAGAGAACAAATGCTGTTACAATGTCTTCTTCCAGCGACATTCTCAGTTGTAGCAATGGGACAAATGGGCCTCAGGTTGCAAACTGTAGCAAGTCATCAGTGATGACCTCTGGGCCAGGGAAGAAAGCCAATCCTACAGGTAAAGGGCGGGAGTGGAATAGGAGTAGTTCTGGAAAGTTCAAATCTGTAAAGCATGGTCCAGCACCAAGCACTACAAATATGATGGTGATGAAACAGTGTGAGACACTGTTGAGCAGATTGATGACCCATCAGTATGGATGGGTCTTTAACGAGCCAGTTGATGTAGTGAAGTTGAACATTCCTgattattttactattattaagCATCCAATGGATTTGGGAACCATAAAGAGGAAGATGGTCTCTGGTGTGTACTCAAGCCCACTGGAATTTCTTACTGATGTGAGGCTTGCTTTCAATAACGCTAAGGAGTACAATCCAAAGGGACATGATGTTCACATCATGGCTGATACTCTTGGTAAATTCTTTGAAGTGAGATGGAAAGCTATTGAAAAGAAATTACCCAGGATTGGTACTCAGGCTTTACCGGCAAATTCAGGCCCTCATGAAGACCTACAAACTACTAAAGCCACTCCCATCAAAAAGAGAACAGGAGGTCCGTATCAACATGAAATTGTTCCAGAGCCTGCTAGGCAGGTAATGACAGATGATGAGAAGCAGCATCTAGCAAGAGAATTGGCGGATTTGTTGGGAGAAATGCCtgtaaatattattgaatttttgAGGGAGCATAGTTCAAATGGAACGGATGCAGGAGAGCACGAAATCGAGATAGATATTGATGATCTTAGTGATGATACTTTGTTCACATTGCGGAAGCTTTTGGATGACTATTTGttagagaaacaaaagaatgaagTTAGGGGGGAACCTTGTGAGATCGAG CTGTTGAATGTATCTGGTCTAAGCAATTCATCCATGCAGCAACAAAAAG GTGACGAGGATGTTGATATTGGTGGCAATGGGCCTCCTATCTCAAGCTATCCTCCTGTAGAGATAGAAAAGGATACAGGCCTCAAGGGCACTAAATGTGTCAGTTCAAGCAGCTCTAGTG ATTCAGACTCAGATAGTTCTTCTGAAAGTGTATCTGATGATGGTAGAGCTTCAAGTCCAATAACTGCAACAAAG gCTTCTGAAAACTTATGCAATGGAGTTCAATTAGATGATAAAGCATGTGCTGGTGATCCTTTGGAGATAAATC AGTCGTGTCCAGAATCTGTTAGTGGGTTGGATCAACTTGAGCAGACTTCCCAGCAAAAGCCAAGTTCTGTTGAGTCGGATTATTGCCAGGATG GGGACAGTGCTCCAAGTGACAGGCAGGTCTCCCCTGAGAAGCTTATCAGGGCTGCAATGCTGAGGAAACGATTTGCTGATACGATCTTAAAAGCTCGAGAAAAGGCGCTTTTGCAG GTCGATAAGGATCCTGAAAAACTGAGGCGAGAGATGGAGGAGCTtgagttgcagaagaagaaag AAAAAGCTAGATTACAAGCTGAAGCCAAGGCTGCGGAAGATGCCCAAAGGCGAGCTGAGGTAGCAGCTGCAGCTGAGGCTAGGCGGAAGAGGGAGCTTGAAAGAGAAGCTGCACGTCAGGCATTGTTGAAG ATGGAAAAAACTGTTGAAATTAATGAGAACTCTCGGTTTCTGGAAGATTTAGAAATGCTTAGGACTGCACCTCCCGAGCATTTACCGAGCTCTGTAGATGAGACGAGCCCAGATCAGTCACATGATGGCTTGGGCAGTTTCAAGTTCGGGGGAAGTAACCCCCTGGAACAGCTTGGCTTGTTCATGAAACAGGATGATGAAGAGGAAGAAGGCGAGCCGTCAAATGTTCCAAATCCTCCTATAAACGACGTGGAAGAGGGAGAAATTGATTGA
- the LOC110600967 gene encoding TLC domain-containing protein At5g14285, whose translation MGTLIQSLPDLPVFFSFFFFIYLLAQFLVFRNWSPNVRPEASSCLISLFHGTPAVFLASYAIIIDPNRGFSSPNTAIQAAVLDYSVAYFLMDLIHYLIFFPSDVLFIGHHLATLFVFLTCRYVVYHGAYAILSLLVLAEVTSFCQNLWTLAGARRTDAKFAAKVYGFLSPPFYAFYSLVRGLLGPYFVYRMGEFYISGVADSVIPKWVWVSWMIVVITAISVSILWITNLWVELYRERKGKFEKKLR comes from the coding sequence ATGGGAACTCTGATTCAATCTCTTCCCGATCTTCCtgttttcttctctttcttctttttcatctaTCTCTTAGCTCAATTCCTCGTCTTTCGTAATTGGAGCCCCAATGTCCGCCCTGAAGCCTCCAGTTGCTTAATCTCCCTCTTTCACGGCACGCCCGCTGTTTTTTTAGCTTCTTACGCCATAATCATTGACCCGAATCGGGGTTTCTCATCGCCGAACACCGCAATCCAGGCTGCGGTTCTTGACTATAGCGTTGCTTATTTTTTAATGGATCTGATTCATTACCTCATTTTTTTCCCTAGCGATGTTCTCTTTATTGGTCACCACTTGGCTACCCTTTTCGTCTTCCTTACTTGCCGCTATGTTGTCTATCACGGCGCGTACGCCATACTTTCCTTGCTGGTGCTCGCCGAAGTGACGAGTTTTTGCCAGAACTTGTGGACGCTTGCCGGTGCACGAAGGACGGATGCCAAATTCGCAGCTAAGGTGTACGGTTTCCTGTCCCCGCCTTTCTATGCGTTCTACTCTTTGGTGAGGGGTCTTTTGGGTCCATATTTCGTTTATCGAATGGGAGAATTCTATATAAGTGGGGTTGCAGATAGCGTTATACCCAAGTGGGTTTGGGTTTCTTGGATGATTGTTGTGATAACGGCAATTTCTGTTAGTATTTTGTGGATTACCAATTTATGGGTTGAATTGTATAGAGAAAGGAAGGGCAAATTTGAGAAGAAATTGAGATAA
- the LOC110601443 gene encoding transcription factor GTE8 isoform X1 produces the protein MMSKNDKFHGGFYRNTFDTMGELEGSGSSGRIDTEITASEDSSAPTRKCINLNSNKQDKFGVPLEFISLSRMSPSERKDLIHRLKFELEQLRILQKKVESQRTNAVTMSSSSDILSCSNGTNGPQVANCSKSSVMTSGPGKKANPTGKGREWNRSSSGKFKSVKHGPAPSTTNMMVMKQCETLLSRLMTHQYGWVFNEPVDVVKLNIPDYFTIIKHPMDLGTIKRKMVSGVYSSPLEFLTDVRLAFNNAKEYNPKGHDVHIMADTLGKFFEVRWKAIEKKLPRIGTQALPANSGPHEDLQTTKATPIKKRTGGPYQHEIVPEPARQVMTDDEKQHLARELADLLGEMPVNIIEFLREHSSNGTDAGEHEIEIDIDDLSDDTLFTLRKLLDDYLLEKQKNEVRGEPCEIELLNVSGLSNSSMQQQKGNDPGDEDVDIGGNGPPISSYPPVEIEKDTGLKGTKCVSSSSSSDSDSDSSSESVSDDGRASSPITATKASENLCNGVQLDDKACAGDPLEINQSCPESVSGLDQLEQTSQQKPSSVESDYCQDGDSAPSDRQVSPEKLIRAAMLRKRFADTILKAREKALLQVDKDPEKLRREMEELELQKKKEKARLQAEAKAAEDAQRRAEVAAAAEARRKRELEREAARQALLKMEKTVEINENSRFLEDLEMLRTAPPEHLPSSVDETSPDQSHDGLGSFKFGGSNPLEQLGLFMKQDDEEEEGEPSNVPNPPINDVEEGEID, from the exons ATGATGTCGAAGAATGATAAATTCCATGGAGGATTTTATCGAAATACATTTGACACAATGGGTGAATTGGAGGGTTCTGGTAGCTCAGGACGGATTGATACAGAGATTACTGCTTCTGAGGATTCAAGTGCCCCGACAAGGAAATGCATTAACTTAAATTCCAATAAACAGGACAAATTTGGTGTTCCTCTAGAATTCATTTCTCTATCTCGCATGTCGCCATCTGAAAGAAAGGATCTAATACATAGGTTGAAATTTGAACTTGAACAGTTAAGGATACTCCAAAAGAAAGTGGAGTCACAGAGAACAAATGCTGTTACAATGTCTTCTTCCAGCGACATTCTCAGTTGTAGCAATGGGACAAATGGGCCTCAGGTTGCAAACTGTAGCAAGTCATCAGTGATGACCTCTGGGCCAGGGAAGAAAGCCAATCCTACAGGTAAAGGGCGGGAGTGGAATAGGAGTAGTTCTGGAAAGTTCAAATCTGTAAAGCATGGTCCAGCACCAAGCACTACAAATATGATGGTGATGAAACAGTGTGAGACACTGTTGAGCAGATTGATGACCCATCAGTATGGATGGGTCTTTAACGAGCCAGTTGATGTAGTGAAGTTGAACATTCCTgattattttactattattaagCATCCAATGGATTTGGGAACCATAAAGAGGAAGATGGTCTCTGGTGTGTACTCAAGCCCACTGGAATTTCTTACTGATGTGAGGCTTGCTTTCAATAACGCTAAGGAGTACAATCCAAAGGGACATGATGTTCACATCATGGCTGATACTCTTGGTAAATTCTTTGAAGTGAGATGGAAAGCTATTGAAAAGAAATTACCCAGGATTGGTACTCAGGCTTTACCGGCAAATTCAGGCCCTCATGAAGACCTACAAACTACTAAAGCCACTCCCATCAAAAAGAGAACAGGAGGTCCGTATCAACATGAAATTGTTCCAGAGCCTGCTAGGCAGGTAATGACAGATGATGAGAAGCAGCATCTAGCAAGAGAATTGGCGGATTTGTTGGGAGAAATGCCtgtaaatattattgaatttttgAGGGAGCATAGTTCAAATGGAACGGATGCAGGAGAGCACGAAATCGAGATAGATATTGATGATCTTAGTGATGATACTTTGTTCACATTGCGGAAGCTTTTGGATGACTATTTGttagagaaacaaaagaatgaagTTAGGGGGGAACCTTGTGAGATCGAG CTGTTGAATGTATCTGGTCTAAGCAATTCATCCATGCAGCAACAAAAAG GGAATGATCCAGGTGACGAGGATGTTGATATTGGTGGCAATGGGCCTCCTATCTCAAGCTATCCTCCTGTAGAGATAGAAAAGGATACAGGCCTCAAGGGCACTAAATGTGTCAGTTCAAGCAGCTCTAGTG ATTCAGACTCAGATAGTTCTTCTGAAAGTGTATCTGATGATGGTAGAGCTTCAAGTCCAATAACTGCAACAAAG gCTTCTGAAAACTTATGCAATGGAGTTCAATTAGATGATAAAGCATGTGCTGGTGATCCTTTGGAGATAAATC AGTCGTGTCCAGAATCTGTTAGTGGGTTGGATCAACTTGAGCAGACTTCCCAGCAAAAGCCAAGTTCTGTTGAGTCGGATTATTGCCAGGATG GGGACAGTGCTCCAAGTGACAGGCAGGTCTCCCCTGAGAAGCTTATCAGGGCTGCAATGCTGAGGAAACGATTTGCTGATACGATCTTAAAAGCTCGAGAAAAGGCGCTTTTGCAG GTCGATAAGGATCCTGAAAAACTGAGGCGAGAGATGGAGGAGCTtgagttgcagaagaagaaag AAAAAGCTAGATTACAAGCTGAAGCCAAGGCTGCGGAAGATGCCCAAAGGCGAGCTGAGGTAGCAGCTGCAGCTGAGGCTAGGCGGAAGAGGGAGCTTGAAAGAGAAGCTGCACGTCAGGCATTGTTGAAG ATGGAAAAAACTGTTGAAATTAATGAGAACTCTCGGTTTCTGGAAGATTTAGAAATGCTTAGGACTGCACCTCCCGAGCATTTACCGAGCTCTGTAGATGAGACGAGCCCAGATCAGTCACATGATGGCTTGGGCAGTTTCAAGTTCGGGGGAAGTAACCCCCTGGAACAGCTTGGCTTGTTCATGAAACAGGATGATGAAGAGGAAGAAGGCGAGCCGTCAAATGTTCCAAATCCTCCTATAAACGACGTGGAAGAGGGAGAAATTGATTGA
- the LOC110602273 gene encoding uncharacterized protein LOC110602273 — MPPTYFPLRWESTGDQWWYASPIDWAAANGHFDLVRELLRIDNNHLIKLTSLRRIRRLETVWDDEEQFDDVAKCRSQVARKLFHECESKKGKNSLIQAGYGGWLMYTAASAGYLSFVQELLEKNPLLVFGEGEYGVTDIFYAAARSKNCEVFRIIYDFAVSPRFLTAKGGEFEEHIGDIPSLYKWEMINRAVHAAARGGNSTILRELLSNCSDVLAYRDKEGATILHAAAARGQVEVVKDLIASFDIINSTDHLGNTALHIAAYRGQLSVVEALIVASPSLISSTNNAGETFLHMAVSGFQTSAFKRLDRQIELMKQLICGKFFNVEDIINAKSNDGRTALHTAIIGNVHSDLVQLLTSARSINVNIPDADGMTPLDLLKQRPHSASSDVLIRQLISAGGIFGCQDYTARRAIASRLKMQAYGVSPGTSFRISDAEIFLYTGSEIVSDASADPGSEERISASTEHLDSTNENQSSTTSRKLSSVSNAAQQLKRVLHWPSLKGKKPERFKNSMDQVSVESCKQCNCAEETPAPLRQRFTKAPSLPNNKRTLSVRSNQSSPLAKKKFAVGTMHGVMQAMPQLTVQGRSRSSSFSKSSPSSPSSLDKQKGVFIDNDVAGPSSSNQSFDDRTPNVTGKEGSTTNKKLRNQYFCFGTSGLSVKTPVSRPRQTHSSNASVVSVA, encoded by the exons ATGCCTCCCACTTATTTCCCTCTTCGTTGGGAGAGTACTGGAGACCAATGGTGGTATGCTTCTCCCATTGATTGGGCAGCTGCTAATGGCCATTTTGATTTGGTCAGAGAGCTCCTTCGCATTGATAACAATCACCTTATTAAGCTCACCTCTCTTCGGCGAATTCGACGCCTTGAGACTGTATGGGATGATGAGGAACAGTTTGATGATGTTGCCAAATGTCGCTCTCAAGTTGCTAGAAAACTTTTTCATGAGTGTGAATCCAAGAAAGGAAAAAATTCTCTCATCCAAGCTGGCTATGGTGGATGGCTTATGTACACTGCTGCTTCAGCTGGATACTTGAGTTTTGTTCAGGAACTTCTTGAAAAGAACCCTCTACTTGTTTTTGGTGAAGGAGAATATGGTGTTACTGATATATTCTATGCTGCTGCCAGAAGTAAGAATTGTGAGGTTTTCAGGATTATCTATGATTTTGCTGTTTCTCCAAGGTTTTTGACAGCAAAAGGTGGAGAGTTTGAGGAGCATATAGGAGATATTCCTTCTCTATACAAGTGGGAGATGATCAATAGAGCTGTTCATGCTGCTGCAAGAGGTGGGAATTCAACCATTTTGAGGGAGCTTCTAAGTAATTGCAGTGATGTCTTGGCTTATAGAGATAAGGAAGGAGCAACTATTTTACATGCTGCTGCTGCCAGAGGTCAGGTTGAG GTAGTTAAAGATCTTATAGCCTCCTTTGATATCATCAATTCAACAGACCATCTAGGCAACACAGCATTGCATATTGCTGCTTATAGGGGTCAGTTATCTGTGGTTGAAGCTTTAATTGTTGCATCTCCTTCATTGATCTCTTCAACAAACAATGCTGGAGAAACTTTTCTTCATATGGCTGTGTCTGGTTTCCAAACTTCTGCCTTTAAAAGATTGGACCGGCAGATTGAGCTTATGAAGCAGTTGATTTGTGGGAAATTTTTCAATGTGGAAGACATCATCAATGCCAAAAGCAATGATGGAAGAACTGCACTACACACAGCCATCATTGGGAATGTTCACTCTGATCTCGTGCAGCTCCTCACGTCTGCTCGGTCAATTAATGTTAATATTCCTGATGCAGATGGGATGACGCCTCTTGACCTTCTTAAGCAACGGCCACATTCTGCATCTTCGGATGTATTGATTAGGCAGTTGATTTCAGCAGGTGGGATATTTGGCTGTCAGGACTATACGGCAAGAAGAGCCATTGCGTCCCGTTTGAAGATGCAAGCTTATGGAGTCAGCCCTGGAACATCATTCAGAATCTCTGATGCAGAAATATTCTTGTATACAGGTAGTGAGATTGTTTCTGATGCTAGTGCTGATCCAGGAAGTGAAGAAAGGATTTCAGCTTCAACTGAACATCTTGACTCGACCAATGAGAATCAGAGCTCAACAACTAGTAGGAAGTTAAGTTCTGTGAGTAATGCAGCACAGCAGTTAAAAAGAGTCCTCCATTGGCCCAGTCTGAAAGGGAAGAAACCTGAAAGATTCAAGAACTCAATGGATCAAGTTTCTGTTGAATCATGCAAGCAATGCAATTGTGCAGAAGAAACTCCAGCCCCACTTCGCCAGAGATTCACGAAGGCCCCATCCCTTCCTAACAACAAGAGGACACTTTCTGTTAGGAGTAATCAATCAAGTCCATTAGCCAAAAAGAAATTTGCTGTAGGCACAATGCATGGTGTTATGCAGGCTATGCCACAATTAACTGTTCAAGGTCGATCGCGCTCGAGTTCATTTTCAAAATCATCCCCATCATCTCCTAGTTCATTGGATAAACAAAAAGGTGTATTTATCGACAATGATGTAGCTGGGCCATCATCTTCCAATCAATCATTTGATGATAGAACACCAAATGTGACTGGGAAAGAAGGCTCCACAACGAATAAGAAGTTGAGGAACCAGTACTTCTGTTTCGGTACATCCGGCCTTTCTGTGAAAACCCCAGTTAGCCGGCCACGACAAACCCATAGTTCAAATGCTTCTGTTGTCTCAGTGGCTTGA
- the LOC110602483 gene encoding lysine histidine transporter 1, producing the protein MGVQEENRDVPKENPQVSSDIAARQKAIDDWLPITSSRNAKWWYAAFHNVTAMVGAGVLSLPYAMSNLGWGPGTVILILSWTITLYTLWQMVEMHEMVPGKRFDRYHELGQHAFGEKLGLYIVVPQQLICEVGVDIVYMVTGGKSLQKVHDIVCKHCKPIKTTYFIMIFASVHFVLAHLPNFNSISGVSLAAAVMSLSYSTIAWAASVHKGRQPDVQYGYKASTTSGTVFDFFTALGDVAFAYAGHNVVLEIQATIPSTTEKPSKGPMWRGVVIAYIVVALCYFPVALIGYYMFGNNVEDNILISLEKPTWLIVAANMFVVVHVIGSYQLYAMPVFDMLETLLVKQLHFKPSTTLRFITRNLYVAFTMFIAICFPFFGGLLGFFGGFAFAPTTYFLPCIMWLAIYKPKRFSLSWLTNWICIILGIFLMILSPIGGLRSIILKAKDYKFFS; encoded by the exons ATGGGTGTCCAGGAAGAAAATCGTGATGTCCCCAAAGAGAACCCTCAAGTCTCCAGCGAT ATAGCTGCAAGGCAGAAGGCAATAGATGATTGGCTTCCTATCACTTCTTCAAGGAATGCAAAATGGTGGTACGCAGCTTTCCACAATGTTACTGCCATGGTTGGAGCTGGTGTCCTCAGCCTTCCATATGCAATGTCAAATCTTGGATG GGGTCCTGGTACAGTAATCCTGATCCTATCATGGACCATCACTTTATACACTCTATGGCAAATGGTTGAGATGCATGAGATGGTTCCTGGGAAACGTTTCGATCGATATCATGAGCTTGGTCAGCATGCCTTTGGAGAAAAACTTGGTCTTTATATAGTAGTGCCTCAACAATTAATTTGTGAAGTGGGTGTAGACATAGTCTACATGGTTACTGGAGGGAAATCTCTACAGAAGGTCCATGATATAGTTTGCAAACACTGCAAACCGATAAAAACAACCTATTTTATAATGATTTTCGCCTCTGTTCATTTCGTACTTGCTCATCTCCCCAATTTCAACTCCATCTCTGGGGTATCTTTGGCTGCAGCAGTCATGTCTCTGAG TTACTCTACCATTGCTTGGGCAGCTTCCGTCCACAAGGGTCGTCAGCCAGATGTGCAATATGGCTACAAAGCCTCAACCACTTCAGGAACAGTATTCGACTTCTTTACTGCATTAGGTGATGTAGCTTTCGCCTATGCTGGGCATAATGTAGTTTTGGAGATTCAAGCAACAATTCCTTCTACCACAGAGAAGCCATCCAAAGGTCCAATGTGGAGAGGAGTGGTCATTGCCTATATAGTTGTGGCTTTGTGCTACTTCCCAGTTGCTCTGATAGGATATTACATGTTTGGTAACAACGTTGAagacaatatcctcatctcatTAGAGAAACCGACCTGGCTCATAGTCGCTGCTAATATGTTTGTTGTTGTCCATGTTATTGGAAGTTATCAG TTATATGCAATGCCCGTTTTTGACATGTTAGAAACATTGCTAGTAAAGCAGCTGCATTTCAAGCCTAGTACAACTCTTCGATTCATCACGCGCAATTTATATGTTG CATTCACAATGTTTATTGCCATATGCTTTCCTTTCTTCGGTGGCCTTTTGGGATTTTTTGGAGGATTTGCTTTTGCCCCAACAACTTACTTC CTCCCCTGCATCATGTGGCTTGCAATATACAAACCGAAGAGGTTCAGTCTCTCATGGTTAACCAACTGG ATCTGCATCATACTTGGCATCTTCTTGATGATTTTATCTCCTATTGGAGGGTTGAGGAGTATCATACTTAAAGCCAAGGACTACAAGTTTTTCTCTTGA